The DNA sequence GCTGTCGGGTACAGTCCTTATAACGATATACAAAAGCAGATAGAAGGAAAGTTTCCGGAGATATATTGTATTGGTGATTGCGTTAAGGTTCGCACTGCATTAGAAGCTATTCACGAAGGTTTTGAAGTTGCCTTAAAGATATAACATGTTTTTACCCCGGATAGATACAGACAAGCATAGATAACAATAAGGGTTTTGACAATGAAAGATATCCGCATGAATCGTGGTGATAACTCCGGTTATGATCACATTGAATTTGAAGAAATCAGGACAAATAATGGTAAGGCCATCGGTATTATTTATCTGAAAAAACCTCCACGAAACTCTATAGGTTCATGGCTTCTGGATGCCCTCTATGATAAGATGGATCAATATGAGGGTGATGAGAGAGTGGGCGCTATTATTATTGCCAGTAAACTAAGGGGCGTCTTTAGTGACGGCGCTGACCGTGATGAGCTCTTTGGCACCTGGATATCGGGTCTTGTAGCTGATAAGAATTATGAGCGGTTTCATCGCGCTCATGAGATGTTTGTGGAGATTGAAAATTGTAAAAAGCCTGTTATTGCTGCCATAAACGGAGTTACGATCGGTGCTGGTTTAGAGCTTGCTATGCTGTGTGACCTGCGTATTGCATCTGAACTTTCCTTTTTCAGCCTGCCAGAGGCAAAACCTGAACTGAGTATTATTCCCGGTCTTGGAGGCACACAGCGTTTGCCCCGTTATATCGGTATGGCACGTGCTAAGGAGATGCTGTTTTTAGGAAAGATGATCCGTGCTGAGACTGCTTTGGAATGGGGTCTCATTAATCAAATTTCACCTCATAAAGAGGTTATAGATCATGCCATAGTTTTGGCAGAAACGCTGTTAAAACGAGATGCAAGGGCACTCAAAGAGATGAAGAAATGTATCAATTTTGCGGGAGAGAACGATATCCTGAAAGGTATTGAATATGAGGTGGGTCTCTTTGCAGAGATGATGCGATTAAAATTTTCGAATAAGGGTAAATAAGGCATATTTTGAAAGTGCTTCCCATATTTTTTACCTTATAAAGAGAAACGACTAATCAAAAGGAGGTAATTATGGAGTTCAAGGATACCGTAGCAATAGTTACGGGTGGTACCCGGGGTATAGGCAAGTCAATCGCATTAGAACTGGCAAAAAACGGCTGCAACATAGCCTTTAACTACAATAAAAATACCGATGCTGCCCATCTTCTGGTAAAGGAAATTGAATCGATGGGTACAAAGGCCATTTCTTTCCAGGTAAATGCAGCCAGCTTTGAAGGTGCTAAGAATATGGTAAAAGAAGTGAAGGATAGATTTGGAAAGATTGATTTCCTGGTAAATAATGCCGGTATTACCCGTGATAAACTCCTCGCTTTAATGGCAGAGAATGATTGGGATGATGTTATCAATACCAATCTCAAAAGTGTTTATAATTTTTCTAAATCGGTAATTACCCAGATGATCAAACAAAAATCCGGTAGTATCCTGAATATAACCTCAGTAAGCGGAATAACGGGAATAGCAGGTCAGGTAAACTATTCTTCCTCCAAGGCCGGTATGATAGGATTTACCAAGGCCCTTGCCAAAGAGGTGGGGAAGGCAAATATTACGGTAAATGCAATAGCCTGCGGCTTTATTGAAACAGATATGACGGCAGTTTTACCTCAGGAATATAAGGATAAAATGATTGAGATGATTCCGGTAAGAAGATTTGGCACACCTGATGATGTCGCTAAAGCGGCGATTTTCCTGTTATCAGACCATGCTAAATACATTACCGGTCATGTAATTAGTGTCGATGGTGGTTTAGCAATGTAGAAAGAGAGTGGAGTCCTGATTCCTGTAGGAAACCAGGAAACGTTACCGTTGCAACTATTGTAAATTGAAAGGTAAAGACTATGCTATTTTTATTAAAAGTTGAAATAAAGCAAATGCCCCCTTTGCCGGTAAAAGACTTTTTGGAATATGTTATAAAAGAATGGGAATATTTTTCACGATTTCAAAGGCGTGGCAAGATTATAGCGGGTGGGAAATTAGCTGGTAAGAGGGGGGCTGCGGCTATAATCGATGCTGAATCCAATGAAGAGATGGAAGAGATCGTCTCAAAATTACCGCTCTTTCCGTTCTTTACCGATATAGAAATTACGCCTCTTGTGCCTATGGAGAAGGCACTTCTGGATACCAAGAGGATTCATTCGCTGATGAAGTAGCGGCGCTAATGTTGAGGGTGGTCCGTATGATGGAAAATTCCAAATAACTTTTTGATGGTTTCTACGTATCGATATCCACCTCCGTTTTTCGCCTCTTGTTTTGCTACCTTTGCCGGGTGGTGAAGGAGTTTATTAATGGTACGTTCAATAGTGTAAACAACTTGTTCCCATTCTCCATCTTGCATGTTTTTCAGTTTTGGTTTTAAACGATTTAACTCTTCCCTGCCGATCGCATGAAAATGATTCCGCAATAGGGTTATTGCAGGTTCTATCTTTATTTCCTCAAGCTTTGCCATAAAATGTTCTACTTCCTCTTCAATAATACTACGGCATTTTTCTATCTCTCTGGTTCGCTCATCGATGTTTTGGCTTACGACAGATTGTAAATCATCAATATTGTAGAGATATACATTGTCAATTTTGGCGACGTCAGGTTCAATATCTCTTGGAACGGCAATATCTATGAGGAATATAGGATTTCCCCTCCGGTGTTTGATGGCCTCTTTTATCTGCTGGGCATGAATCACATAGTGAGGAGCGGAAGTGGAGCTAATAATAATATCAGCCTTTGCGAGGTATTCTCCCAGTAATTCATATTTAATGGCCTGGCCATGATATGTGTGAGCAAGTTCCTGTGCACGTTCAAATGTGCGGTTTGCAACCACGAATGTACGCGCTCCTTCTTCATACAGATGCTTTATGAGAAGCTCGCACATTTCACCGGCGCCTACCACGAGAACCATTTTTCCGGTAAAATCCTGAAATATTTTTTCGGCAAATTCTACTGCTACAGAACTTATAGAGACCTTTCTCTTTCCAATAGAAGTTTTCGTATGCACGATTTTAGCGACATTGAGCGCCTGCTGAAATAGCTGATTGAGGACCTTTCCCGTGGATTCCTGCAAAGACGCTATGGTATAGGCTTCTTTAACCTGTGACAGGATTTGTGATTCTCCTAATACCATAGAATCAAGGCTGGTAGTGACAAAGAAAAGATGATTAACCGCCCGGTCGTCCTTGTTATGGTACATATAAGGGGAAAAAACAGGTAACTCAACCTTGTGGAAATCAGCAAGGAATGAAAGGACATCCTCTGCTTGAATAGTGCCATCCAAAGAGGATACATATATTTCAACACGGTTACAGGTCGATAAGATAACAGCTTCTGCCTTTTGATATTTTTGAAGAAAATAGGATAAAGCAGTGGGGATATTATTAGCATTAAAAGCAAGTTTTTCTCTAACCTCTACAGGGGCTGATTTATGGTTCAACCCTACAACTAAAATACTCATGTCCAATCCTTAGTCAAATAGAAACGATATAGAATTTCGGTTGCAGCCTAAATTTTTTATTGAATATGTAAAATCTTTGTATGAGATTGTTCGTTGACATTCTGAAAGGCATGTTTGGATCCCATAAAGAAGGTACCGATAAAGGTAAAAAGCACAAGGCAAAAACCTGCAATAGTCAAACATGCGATCTTTGTACCATGAAAAGATGCGACAAGGCGCATATGCAACAGCGCTGCGTATATGAGCCAGGTTGCCAAACCAAGAATAACCTTGTAATCCAAATACCACATCTCGCCTAAAATATTTTGTGTTTTTACCCAAAAAGTACCAAATACAAGTCCTAAGGTGAGGAGAGGAAAGCCAAAAGAAATTGTTTTCCACATAAGCTTGTCAATTCCTTCCAATGAGGGCAATCTATTAAAAAGAGGGCCAAATAACTTATGTTTTAATTGTCTTTGCTGTGTTAAATACATGATACTCAGGCTAAAGGATATGGTAAAGGCGGCGTATCCTACAAATATAGGGATAATATGCGCTATAAGCCAAAAGTTCTGAAGATGCACGGTAATGAGCAGATTCCCTCCATCAAATGTAAGTGCCCATAGTGAAAGCGCTGTAACAACAGGAATTAAAAAAGTATCTAGAGAGGGTAATTTGTAAAGATAATCCAGATTGATGTAAACAAAGAGAATACACCAGAGTAATGATATGAAGGATTCGTATACATTGGTTATCGGGATATTGCTTGATTCAAAACCCAGGAATACCAGAAAACCGCTGTGAATAAAGAATCCCATCATCATAGACCACTTGACTACTTTTCTATTAAAAGCAAGTGGTTTTACGATGGATCCTATAGACCATACCGAAGATATGAAATAGAGGACTATAACAATTATAAAAGGAGTATGTGGTAACGATATCATATCATAAATAATTTAAGAGATAAACATTCATTAATCAACCAAAATCTTAAAACATCATCTTAATTTTTGCATTTTTTTTATTTGACAAAGACACGGTTGTCCGATAACCTAAGATTCTGTCGTACTATGAATGTAATTATCTCAAATAATGTTCATAATAAGGAATTGTTATGGATGAGAATATAAAGAAGATAACGAAAAAGACCAGTATTGGGGATGTGATTAAGCAATATCCCGAGACGGAACCTGTTATAAAAAAATATTTCGGTTCCGGTTGTTTTACATGTCCAGGCTCAAAGATGGAAGACATTTCATTTGGTGCTACGATGCATAATATTGACCCTGAAGTAATCATTAAAGAATTGAATGAAGTTATTAGTAAGAAAAAAAGTTAACTATTTCATAACATAATCAAGGAGATTGATCAATGAGAGAAAAAGTAGAAGAAGCACTTAATCATATTAGACCTGCACTACAGGCGGATGGCGGCGATATTGAATTAGTAGATATAGAGGGAGGTATTGTGAAGGTGCGCCTGAGAGGAGCTTGTGGAACTTGCCCAAGTGCACTCATGACGCTAAAGTATGGTGTGGAAGAACGTCTTAAAGAAGAGATCCCTGAAGTAGAATCTGTGGAACTTGCATAGTTCGGTTTCATTTTGCTAATAGTTTACCGCAGAGTTATGGAAGATTTTATAGAAAAGATAACAAATAAATTGTGTGCTTCTCTAAGAAAAACAAATTCTTGTATTGCATTATCCTCTGCGGTAGGCTTATCCTTATGAGAATACTACTATTAAGGAGTTTTACATGAGTTTAGTACTTGGCCCCATACATCATTGGATGTACGGGAAAATAAAAACCACGGAGGCACGGGAGTCTGCCATCATTTCTGCATTTAAATCAAAGTACGGTGCAGAAGCGGATGACCTTCTTGTACAGGTATATAAAAAGTATCCAAAATCGAGTGTTAGCAAACCGCTTGAAGAATTATTGGCCAACAAATCAATTCATCAAGGAATCCAAAGCCTCATTATAGAAGTGGAGACGAGAGAAGCCGCTGTGATTGCTGCGTTCTGTTCCAAATATCATGATGCTGCAAAAGTAGCTGCAGAGGCTGCGCATAAACACGGAATAAACTGTGGTAAAGAGGCCATCAAGAACAAGGGACTATCAGGAGCCGATTGCAACAATACATCAAAAGTATTTGAGGTAATGGGAGATTATCACAGTGATGGGATGCCCTGTGACCGGGGAGCGCAGATAGTATCAGAATCTGACAAACGTACCTTATGGGATCACGAAAGCTGTATTCATGAGCAATACTGGAAGAGCGCAGGAGCAGATTTTTTAACCATGTGTACTATCATTAATGAATGGATTGCAGGGTTTGGTGAAGGAATACAGAGTAAGATCAGATATAAGAGAGAAAAAGCTATTGCAGCAGGTGATCCATCATGTTTAGGTAGTTTCGAAATTAAAGACTAAATAAGGCATGTCAGAACGTTATGTCCGGCAGACAATGTTTTATGGTATAGGCAATCATGGCCAAAAAATACTTATGGATAAGTCTGCCGTGCTTATCGGTTGCGGTGCCTTAGGCTGCACCTCAGCAAACCTTCTTGTCCGCAGCGGAATTGGATGCCTAAAAATTGTAGACCGTGATTATATTGAAGAAAGTAATTTGCAACGCCAATCGTTATTTGACGAAGAAGATATAAAAAAAAACCTTCCCAAATCTGTCGCCGCACAAAAAAAACTTCAAGCAGTTAATTCCCATATCCAGATTGAATCCTGTGTTGCTGACCTTAATCCATCGAATATAGAGTCCCTTTTAGAGAATACCGATATTGTTATTGATGGAACTGATAATTTTGAAACACGGTTCCTGATGAATGATTATTGTGTGAAAAAAGAGATACCCTGGATTTATGGGGCATGCATCGGATCTGTAGGTTTAATCATGGATATTGTTCCGTCAAAAACGCCCTGTTTGCGGTGCCTGCTTGATCATATCCCGCCTTTTGGCACCACAGAAACATGCGATACGGCAGGGATTATTGCACCCATTGCCAGTATTATTGCTTCTATCCAAGTAGCAGAAGCATTAAAGATCTTAACAAACAACTTTGATGTCTTAAATAACGGTCTTTTAAAGATAGACATCTGGCAAAATGAGATAAAAAGATTGCATGTCGGGGATATCAAAAGGAAGTCTGATTGTGTAACATGCAAACAACATTATTATGAATTCCTGTCCAAAGATAGCTATTCAATGACCACCTCTTTGTGTGGCAGAAATGCCGTACAAATTTTACATCCCAACAGATCAAAATTAGATTTAACGCAGCTTGCAGCACGACTTGAAAAAGTGGGAACGGTCTCTTTTAATAACTTTTTATTACGGTTAAAGACAGAGAAATATGATATAACGGTATTTCCTGATGGGCGTTCAATTATTTCTGGCACAAATGATATGTCTTTAGCAAAAGGGCTTTACGCAAAATATATAGGAATGTAATAAATTATGATCTATCTCGATAATGCAGCAACGACATTTCCAAAACCGGAAATTGTCTATAAGACAATGGACACATTCTATCGGACCTTAGGTGCGAACCCTGGCCGCTCGGGCCACAGGATGGCTGTGGCAGCAGAAAAAGAAATTGAGGATACACGCAATGTTGTTGCACGATTATTTGGTATCAAGGATTCGCGGCGGTTTATTTTTACGTTTAATGCCACTGATGCGATAAATATGGGAATTAAAGGATTACTCAAAACGGGTGATCATGCCATTACAACTCATCTTGAACATAATGCTGTATCCCGATCTCTTTATAGTCTTGAGAAAAAGGGCATCATCACAATAACTAAGGTTAAAAATTCTCTGGAAGGTCTTATTGATCCAAATGATATTAAGACTGCTATTACGTCCAAAACCCGATTAATCGTTATGGCACATGCTCCTAACGTTCTGGGTACGATTCAACCGATTAAGGAAATTGGTTCCATTGCAAGAGAACATGATATTTTGTTTATGGTAGATGCTGCTCAAACGGCGGGGGTATGTGAAATTGATGTTAATAAATATGCCATTGACATGCTTGCCTTTACAGGACACAAAGGTACGTTAGGGCCAACAGGGACTGGCGGATTGTATGTAGGGGAGCGATTAACGCTTGACCCCTGGCGGGAAGGCGGTACAGGTTTTGAGCCTGCATTATTATCGCAACCGGAAGAGTTACCGTTTAAACTCGAGAGTGGGACACCCAATACGGTGGGTATAGCAGGTTTGAGGGCCGGTATTGAATATATTGCATCCGCAGGTATTCATACCATCAGAATGCATGAACAAAAATTAATCAATAAACTCATACAGGCACTAAAAGATGATCAGCGTTTTATCCTGTATGGAACACAGGAGATATCGAAGAAAGTAGGCATTCTTTCTCTCAATGTAAAGGGATTTAAGCCGGCGGAGATCGGAGCCATCCTTGATCAGTCTTTCGATATTGCGGTGCGTCCGGGTCTTCATTGTGCTCCTTTTGCGCATCAGATGATGGGGACATTTCCCGATGGAACCGTAAGGATAAGCCCCGGATGTTTTACTACAGAGGAAGAGATAGATCAACTCATAGCTGCACTCGATCAAATTGCGAGTGAGGAAATATAATCAGGCAAGAAAGATGAGGTTTTTGCAAAAATGCGTAAAGATATAGCTGTTTTTATTATAGTATTCCAAAGGATGAAATCGAATATATCATCAACAGAGGAAAGACTACCCCGTCGGTCATTGCGAGGGTATATTGTCCGAAGCAATCCCTTTGCATGTTTCAGAAGAGATTGCTTCGGAAAAATCCCTCACAATGACATGTTTAAGGATTTTGTACGTTCCATGCATCAGTATACAACTAAGAATTCAACTTTTGCCACATTCTCTTCAGTTTCATCTATTGGATGCTATAATTTTACAACAAAATAATATTTTCTGTTTGCATTATTTCCTTTTATTCATGTATAATCCACACTCGATAGGCAGATAGGTTGTTCGTTTAGATAATTTACAAGTCATCTTTTGTCTGATTTGGTTTTATAGGTTTGCTCGTTTCTGGAAGTGAAGTAATTTAAGAATAATTGTAGTTTGAGGTATCATGTATAAGCTTTGTTATATCGGGAAACTATAATATCCTAATACGGTAAAGTGAATAATCTAATAAAATATTTTAAGACAACATCCTTATCCTTCGTAGTTTTTTTTGCAGCTTTTTTTATAACTGCCAATCCAAATGCTTATTCTTTTGACTATCACGAGCCAGTTCTCTCAATTACCAACTTTCTTGATTCACTTTCGTATGATTATAAGGGTTTTAACATAAAACTTACAGGAATATCAGTTGGTGAGACCTATGATGATAATGTTACCTTTGAAAATGAGAATGAAAAAGACGATTTTATAACGGATGCGAGTATCGGATTCGGTATAAGCTATATAGGTAAGGCCAGTAGTTTTGAATTAGTGGGTAATTTACACAGTCAGGCATTTATGAAGAATAATGAATTCAACAATATCTCTGAAGATATTAATTTTAGTTTTAATCATGAATTCTCAGAAAATGATCGCTTGAGTGTAAAAAATTTCTTTGTTTATTCAGAGGCCCCTCTCTTTTTCCGGGATGATTTTTTTGATGAACAGTTTGTAAGAGAAGGAGGACGATTTAAACATTATACAAATCGTTTCAATATTGACTATACAAAAGATATCAGCAAACAGATTTCTGCTACCGTGCGATATATGAATGATCTAAACGCATTTTCTGAGGTTGATATACAAACTTCATATCTCAACAGTGGAGGTTTTGAAATAGGTTACTTGTTAAGCTCTGCTACCCGTTTCTCTGTATCGTACGATATCCTTCACAGACAATTTGAAAATGCTGAGGATGCCTTAGTAAACACCATTACTACGGGAATAAGGCAATATATAACGAAAAAGCTTTATTTTGATGGTGGAGTTGGTATCGATTTCATAGATTCTTTTGACGATAAAAACTACACCAGACCGCTTTATTTCGCATCAGTTACGTATGAAGTGGATGAAAAAACGAGTGCAGGTATTTCATTCTTAAAGAAAAATAGTACCAATGCTTATACCGCAGATATTTTTGATGAGTGGAGGACTGCAATTAACTTCAAACGGCAAATTTTCGAAAGGTTTGGAGGTGCATTTTCTGTTTTTTATGGCGATGGTGAATATGTTTCTTCAAATTTCCAAAGAGAACTGTTTGGAGTAAAAACAGACTTAACTTATGATATTAATAAGAACTTACGTGCAGATCTAGCCTACTCTTATTCAGATTTGAGCTCTAATATTGAGACTACTGAATACGAAAAAAATACTATCTTCTTAGGATTAATTGCAGAGTTTTAACATAATAAAAAATTAATTAAAGACTCTCTATATAAAATTCCTCTCTCCTTTGTCATTCCCAGGCAAGTGGGAATTCGGATAAAATAACATCTTCTATTACGGACAAGCGAAGTTTGTCCACATCACCCTGTATCACCCTGTATATCAATTTAACTATTCATTGATTGTGATCCTTTTAAGCATAAAAAGTTCTTCCTAAAAAATTCTCCATAAAATCCTCAAAAATTTTATTTCTCATTACTGTGTGACATGTCACGCCTTTGTGACATGTCACAGAAGCGTGACATGTCACGTTTTCTGTGTTTCATTTTGGTAATCTCTTGTTTTGTATTCATACCATGCTATACCATTCTGCATGTATCCGTACTAAAATCTAAATCCGTAAAAAAATACTATCGCAAGGTCCTTTCCTGTGGCTATCCTTATGATATTGTCATACCTTGCCTATTTTCCTGCCATAATTATCCGTACTTTATATAAAAACAACCTGCTTGGATAGTAGCTTATTTTTTATTTTCTCTCCTGCCACAATAAATGACACTCATTTCTCTATGTTTTTTACGATCCAAAGGTGTACAGAAATTTACTATTAAAAATAAAACAATCAATTTCCACATTCCTTGAGATATTGGCATATATTTTTCTATATACACTCTCAAGTAATTAAAAAGATTTTTTCAATGTGTTTTCTACAGTGCCATATTAATAGTGCTATGTTAAAAGAACATTATGTCATATTCAGAGGTCTGATGACGTTTTCAGACATGTGTATAGTCTTCGCGACTTTCTTTTTAGGATTTTACTTAAGAAAACATCCTAATGGTTATTATCAGATGAGTGATTATCTTATCCTTATACCTATACTCCTGATTATTTGGGGAGTCCTTTTATACTGCTTTGGAATGTATAATTCCTTCAGAACCAAACATATAGCAGATGTCTTATTTATTGTAATTGAAGCAGCTCTTGTTGGATGTAGTCTTTTTGGAAGCTTCATCTTCATCACAAAAATGAATTCCGTTAGCAGACTCCATATCGTTTATTCATTTCTCTTCGCAGTAATGTTCATAAGTATCGAAAAAATTGCTCTCATACAATTTTTTCGGTATCAACGGAAAAAAGGTTTTAATACAAGGAACATTTTAATCGTTGGAACAGGTGTAAGGGCGCAACACCTTATCAATTTAATTAGCAATCATCCTGAGTGGGGAATCAGGATAATCGGTCTCGTGGATAATGATACAACAAAAATAAATACGATGATCTGTGGATACAAAGTAATCGGGTCCTTTAACGATGTAAGCGATATCCTTCACAATTGTGTTGTCGACGAGGTTATATTTGTTGTTCCACGCTCATGGCTAAGCAAGATTGAAAAGATAATGTCTATGTGTGAGATTGAGGGATTAAAGGTAAGTGTAGCGCTTGATTTATTTGAACTTAAATTATCAAAGGCAAAATATAGTAATTTGGAAAGGCTTCCTTTGCTTACCTTTGAGAGTACACCCGATAAATTATTGCATCTTTTTATTAAGCGATTATTTGACTTAAGTGTTTCTACAACTGCCCTTATATTATCATCGCCAATTTTTGCATTAGCTGCTATAACGGTAAAAATGACATCAAAAGGTCACGTCTTTTTTAAACAGCAAAGATGTAGCCTGAATGGCAGAACATTTACCATGTATAAGTTCAGAACAATGGTTGAAGATGCCGAAAGCAAACTCAACGATCTTCTTAAATATAATGAAATGAAAGGCCCTGTCTTTAAAATGAAAAACGACCCCAGGGTAACAAGGGTTGGAAAATTTTTAAGAAAATTTAGTATAGATGAGCTGCCACAATTATGGAGTGTATTTAAAGGTGATATGAGCCTGGTGGGCCCAAGACCTCCCATTCCGAATGAAGTAAGTAAATATGAGCCCTGGCAACGAAGGCGGCTCAGTATGCGACCAGGTTTAACATGCCTTTGGCAGGCATACGGAAGAAATAAGATAACTGATTTTAACGAATGGATGCGGCTGGACTTAACGTATATTGATAACTGGTCGCTCTGGCTTGATTGTAAAATATTATTAAAAACATTACCGGTAGTGTTGTTTGGAGTAGGAGCAAAATAGAATCAAAATTGGAAAATCATATACCGAATAGTTTTAATCACGCCTTGATTTTTGAATTACTCTTTCATGGGGGGGTAAAGAAATTGAAAAACATATTCATAAGTTTGTTGATATTTTCTAGTGTG is a window from the Candidatus Jettenia sp. genome containing:
- a CDS encoding enoyl-CoA hydratase/isomerase family protein, which translates into the protein MKDIRMNRGDNSGYDHIEFEEIRTNNGKAIGIIYLKKPPRNSIGSWLLDALYDKMDQYEGDERVGAIIIASKLRGVFSDGADRDELFGTWISGLVADKNYERFHRAHEMFVEIENCKKPVIAAINGVTIGAGLELAMLCDLRIASELSFFSLPEAKPELSIIPGLGGTQRLPRYIGMARAKEMLFLGKMIRAETALEWGLINQISPHKEVIDHAIVLAETLLKRDARALKEMKKCINFAGENDILKGIEYEVGLFAEMMRLKFSNKGK
- a CDS encoding muconolactone Delta-isomerase family protein, translating into MLFLLKVEIKQMPPLPVKDFLEYVIKEWEYFSRFQRRGKIIAGGKLAGKRGAAAIIDAESNEEMEEIVSKLPLFPFFTDIEITPLVPMEKALLDTKRIHSLMK
- the hemA gene encoding glutamyl-tRNA reductase, which codes for MSILVVGLNHKSAPVEVREKLAFNANNIPTALSYFLQKYQKAEAVILSTCNRVEIYVSSLDGTIQAEDVLSFLADFHKVELPVFSPYMYHNKDDRAVNHLFFVTTSLDSMVLGESQILSQVKEAYTIASLQESTGKVLNQLFQQALNVAKIVHTKTSIGKRKVSISSVAVEFAEKIFQDFTGKMVLVVGAGEMCELLIKHLYEEGARTFVVANRTFERAQELAHTYHGQAIKYELLGEYLAKADIIISSTSAPHYVIHAQQIKEAIKHRRGNPIFLIDIAVPRDIEPDVAKIDNVYLYNIDDLQSVVSQNIDERTREIEKCRSIIEEEVEHFMAKLEEIKIEPAITLLRNHFHAIGREELNRLKPKLKNMQDGEWEQVVYTIERTINKLLHHPAKVAKQEAKNGGGYRYVETIKKLFGIFHHTDHPQH
- the fabG gene encoding 3-oxoacyl-[acyl-carrier-protein] reductase → MEFKDTVAIVTGGTRGIGKSIALELAKNGCNIAFNYNKNTDAAHLLVKEIESMGTKAISFQVNAASFEGAKNMVKEVKDRFGKIDFLVNNAGITRDKLLALMAENDWDDVINTNLKSVYNFSKSVITQMIKQKSGSILNITSVSGITGIAGQVNYSSSKAGMIGFTKALAKEVGKANITVNAIACGFIETDMTAVLPQEYKDKMIEMIPVRRFGTPDDVAKAAIFLLSDHAKYITGHVISVDGGLAM
- a CDS encoding outer membrane beta-barrel protein; translated protein: MNNLIKYFKTTSLSFVVFFAAFFITANPNAYSFDYHEPVLSITNFLDSLSYDYKGFNIKLTGISVGETYDDNVTFENENEKDDFITDASIGFGISYIGKASSFELVGNLHSQAFMKNNEFNNISEDINFSFNHEFSENDRLSVKNFFVYSEAPLFFRDDFFDEQFVREGGRFKHYTNRFNIDYTKDISKQISATVRYMNDLNAFSEVDIQTSYLNSGGFEIGYLLSSATRFSVSYDILHRQFENAEDALVNTITTGIRQYITKKLYFDGGVGIDFIDSFDDKNYTRPLYFASVTYEVDEKTSAGISFLKKNSTNAYTADIFDEWRTAINFKRQIFERFGGAFSVFYGDGEYVSSNFQRELFGVKTDLTYDINKNLRADLAYSYSDLSSNIETTEYEKNTIFLGLIAEF
- a CDS encoding DUF1858 domain-containing protein, translated to MDENIKKITKKTSIGDVIKQYPETEPVIKKYFGSGCFTCPGSKMEDISFGATMHNIDPEVIIKELNEVISKKKS
- a CDS encoding cytochrome c biogenesis protein; amino-acid sequence: MISLPHTPFIIVIVLYFISSVWSIGSIVKPLAFNRKVVKWSMMMGFFIHSGFLVFLGFESSNIPITNVYESFISLLWCILFVYINLDYLYKLPSLDTFLIPVVTALSLWALTFDGGNLLITVHLQNFWLIAHIIPIFVGYAAFTISFSLSIMYLTQQRQLKHKLFGPLFNRLPSLEGIDKLMWKTISFGFPLLTLGLVFGTFWVKTQNILGEMWYLDYKVILGLATWLIYAALLHMRLVASFHGTKIACLTIAGFCLVLFTFIGTFFMGSKHAFQNVNEQSHTKILHIQ
- a CDS encoding L-2-amino-thiazoline-4-carboxylic acid hydrolase gives rise to the protein MSLVLGPIHHWMYGKIKTTEARESAIISAFKSKYGAEADDLLVQVYKKYPKSSVSKPLEELLANKSIHQGIQSLIIEVETREAAVIAAFCSKYHDAAKVAAEAAHKHGINCGKEAIKNKGLSGADCNNTSKVFEVMGDYHSDGMPCDRGAQIVSESDKRTLWDHESCIHEQYWKSAGADFLTMCTIINEWIAGFGEGIQSKIRYKREKAIAAGDPSCLGSFEIKD
- a CDS encoding NifU family protein; the protein is MREKVEEALNHIRPALQADGGDIELVDIEGGIVKVRLRGACGTCPSALMTLKYGVEERLKEEIPEVESVELA
- a CDS encoding ThiF family adenylyltransferase, whose amino-acid sequence is MSERYVRQTMFYGIGNHGQKILMDKSAVLIGCGALGCTSANLLVRSGIGCLKIVDRDYIEESNLQRQSLFDEEDIKKNLPKSVAAQKKLQAVNSHIQIESCVADLNPSNIESLLENTDIVIDGTDNFETRFLMNDYCVKKEIPWIYGACIGSVGLIMDIVPSKTPCLRCLLDHIPPFGTTETCDTAGIIAPIASIIASIQVAEALKILTNNFDVLNNGLLKIDIWQNEIKRLHVGDIKRKSDCVTCKQHYYEFLSKDSYSMTTSLCGRNAVQILHPNRSKLDLTQLAARLEKVGTVSFNNFLLRLKTEKYDITVFPDGRSIISGTNDMSLAKGLYAKYIGM
- a CDS encoding aminotransferase class V-fold PLP-dependent enzyme — its product is MIYLDNAATTFPKPEIVYKTMDTFYRTLGANPGRSGHRMAVAAEKEIEDTRNVVARLFGIKDSRRFIFTFNATDAINMGIKGLLKTGDHAITTHLEHNAVSRSLYSLEKKGIITITKVKNSLEGLIDPNDIKTAITSKTRLIVMAHAPNVLGTIQPIKEIGSIAREHDILFMVDAAQTAGVCEIDVNKYAIDMLAFTGHKGTLGPTGTGGLYVGERLTLDPWREGGTGFEPALLSQPEELPFKLESGTPNTVGIAGLRAGIEYIASAGIHTIRMHEQKLINKLIQALKDDQRFILYGTQEISKKVGILSLNVKGFKPAEIGAILDQSFDIAVRPGLHCAPFAHQMMGTFPDGTVRISPGCFTTEEEIDQLIAALDQIASEEI